From Longimicrobium sp., a single genomic window includes:
- a CDS encoding TraR/DksA C4-type zinc finger protein, with protein MDRTQLEQIERLLTRERQKTLRSLGRFQEQSSRTRDSADADLSSYSFHMADQGTDAMEREKSFLFASKEGRYLYRVEEALRRLINNPTEFGLCHSCKKPIPFERLEALPHARYCLDCKTREEQAA; from the coding sequence ATGGATCGGACACAGCTCGAGCAGATCGAGCGGCTTCTGACGCGCGAGCGGCAGAAGACGCTGAGGTCTCTTGGTCGGTTTCAGGAGCAGTCGTCGCGGACGCGCGATTCGGCGGACGCGGACCTGTCCAGCTATTCGTTCCACATGGCGGACCAGGGAACCGACGCGATGGAGCGTGAGAAGTCGTTTCTCTTCGCCAGCAAGGAGGGGCGCTACCTGTACCGCGTGGAGGAGGCGCTTCGCCGCCTGATCAACAACCCCACGGAGTTCGGACTCTGCCACTCGTGCAAGAAGCCGATCCCCTTTGAGCGCCTCGAAGCGCTTCCCCACGCGCGCTACTGCCTGGATTGCAAGACGCGCGAGGAGCAGGCGGCGTAA
- the rseP gene encoding RIP metalloprotease RseP, with the protein MLLNIAAFLVVIGVLVTIHEAGHFFAAKWVGIQVPRFSIGFGPRVVGFTRGETEYVISAIPLGGYVKMAGMEDDEAQSVLEGGSEGVPVDPERTFDSKPLWARTLVISAGVIVNFLFAVLVYGALAAAYGERIVRITQVATPEPATAVGPAAEAAKIPFGARVVSVGGQPVSSWGDIRRGIVDAVPGPLPVALEGGRTVTLVVPEGRTARMEVARSIQPLIPAVIPRVEPGQPAARAGMKAGDRMVAVNGKPVQGWNDFVRVVRASPGLPLPIEVERGGRRVRMTITPATEREDGPDGKAITVGRIGAYPPEVPTERRSVGLGEAVKTGFTDTWDGTVSILDALRDLITGRTSARNMGGLLTIGQASGQTARMGLDVFLAFLAFFSINLAVLNLLPIPVLDGGHLMFLGIEAVRGRPLSVETRIRLSQVGLLIVVALMLWANGNDVVRVIERFGS; encoded by the coding sequence TTGCTGCTGAATATCGCTGCTTTCCTGGTCGTGATCGGGGTGCTGGTGACCATCCACGAGGCGGGGCACTTCTTCGCCGCCAAGTGGGTCGGAATCCAGGTCCCCCGCTTCTCCATCGGCTTCGGGCCGCGCGTGGTCGGCTTCACGCGCGGCGAGACGGAGTACGTGATCTCCGCCATCCCGCTGGGCGGCTACGTCAAGATGGCCGGGATGGAGGACGACGAGGCGCAGTCGGTGCTGGAGGGCGGCTCCGAAGGGGTGCCGGTGGACCCCGAGCGCACCTTCGACTCCAAGCCGCTCTGGGCGCGCACCCTGGTGATCTCGGCCGGGGTGATCGTCAACTTCCTCTTCGCGGTTCTCGTCTACGGCGCGCTGGCCGCGGCGTACGGCGAGCGCATCGTCCGCATCACGCAGGTCGCGACCCCCGAGCCGGCTACGGCGGTGGGCCCCGCGGCCGAGGCGGCCAAGATCCCCTTCGGCGCGCGCGTCGTGTCGGTCGGCGGGCAGCCGGTCAGCTCGTGGGGCGACATCCGCAGGGGGATCGTGGATGCGGTGCCGGGGCCGCTCCCGGTGGCGCTGGAAGGTGGCCGCACGGTGACGCTGGTGGTGCCCGAGGGGCGCACGGCGCGCATGGAGGTGGCGCGCTCCATCCAGCCGCTGATCCCCGCGGTCATCCCCAGGGTCGAGCCCGGCCAGCCCGCCGCGCGCGCGGGAATGAAGGCCGGCGACCGCATGGTGGCGGTGAACGGGAAGCCGGTGCAGGGGTGGAACGACTTCGTGCGCGTGGTGCGCGCCAGCCCCGGGCTCCCGCTCCCCATAGAGGTGGAGCGCGGTGGGCGGCGCGTGCGGATGACCATCACCCCCGCCACCGAGCGCGAGGACGGGCCGGACGGCAAGGCCATCACCGTCGGCCGGATCGGCGCGTATCCGCCGGAGGTGCCCACCGAGCGCCGCTCCGTCGGGCTGGGTGAGGCGGTGAAGACGGGGTTCACGGACACCTGGGACGGCACCGTGTCGATCCTGGACGCGCTACGCGACCTGATCACCGGCCGCACCTCCGCGCGCAACATGGGCGGGCTGCTCACCATCGGGCAGGCATCCGGCCAGACGGCGCGGATGGGGCTGGACGTCTTCCTGGCCTTCCTGGCCTTCTTCTCGATCAACCTGGCCGTCCTCAACCTCCTGCCGATCCCGGTGCTCGACGGGGGCCACCTGATGTTCCTGGGCATCGAGGCGGTGCGCGGCCGGCCGCTATCGGTGGAGACGCGCATCCGGCTCTCGCAGGTCGGCCTGCTGATCGTGGTGGCGCTGATGCTGTGGGCGAACGGCAACGACGTGGTGCGCGTGATCGAGCGTTTCGGCAGCTGA